GTTCCTAGGCATTTCTTTTAAAGTATGACTGATTAGAAGTTTAAACCAACGCATATACTGCTAGTTAGACTTTAGACTATattctagagaaaaaaaaaactgcaagaAATAAGATTCATGTAGCACCTATATATACAAAGTGAAAtcattattcatgttttattttaagCCGCCTCCAAAAGATATATTGGATTAGGAAGGAGTAGATTTCAACTTTGTTTTAGGAGTAGAGTTCAACTAGAGTTTGAACTCATGTAGATCGACAAGATCATAAGAAGCCTATCTCTAGATTACAGCATTTGATGTAATATGTATTTTAAATTCTTGTATTTGAATCACTATTAGGTAAATCCTATAATGTCCAAATTCAATCCATCAATCCCTTATGAATCAACACAAAAGCTTCAACAACTTCTTAACCCCTTCATCTATAACTTTCTCCCCTTTCATTTTTATCTTCTCACTCAATTCTCTAGCTTTCAAATTTACTTCTTTTCTAGTCATCTCCCCCACCACCTTCCCTATTCCTTTTGCCACGtcttctctctttatttcccCATTTTCACCTCTCAAAATCTCCACCCCTATTCCAAGTTCCTCCACTAATCTTGAATTAAATGGTTGATCATGATTCATAGGCATGGCTATTATTGGTACGCCAAAACTCATGCTCTCTAATATCGAATTCCATCCACAGTGAGTTACAAAACCTCCAATACTTGAATGGTTCAAAATTTGGGTTTGTGGCACCCATCCTTCAATAACCATCCCTTTTCCGTTTGtactttcaagaaaaccttgCGGAACCATTTCTTCTATTGTAGTGTTCACCCCTATTGTGAATTTGATTGtccaaataaaattaactttGCTTAGCTCAAGCCCACTGGCtatctcttcaatttcttgctTTGAGAAGAAACGTTCACTTCCAAATGACACATAAACACATGaacatttttccttcttgtctAGCCATGATTGAATTGTCACGAAATGCTCCTCTTCACCTATAGCCTCCTCGAGAATGAGTGGACCAATTGGTATCAGCTCCTTATTTCCTATGGTAGAAACATAATCTATGTACTTCCCCTCAGTCTCCCTAAAAGTGTTCAACAAAACAATGTCATGAGATTGTTCAAAGGATTTAAGGATAATGTATCCAAATGCTTTGTCATCGCGTGGTTCTATCGGTTGCATAcctaatttcttgatctcataGTCATGAAGGTAtaaggaagaaaaaggaaaagatgtAAGGCTTGGAATTCCATGAAGAAATTGGTGATAGAGGTAGGCAagattagaagttgaagaaacaaaaaacaTAATAGCATGAATATTGCATGATGAAGCTATAGTTGATGCCCATGGTTGGAACCCATCATAGATAATCAAGTTAGGTTTTAGAGTTTCAATGATGCTTGGAAATTTGGAAGAAGCCATTTGAAAGGCTTGAATGAGAGTGGAATTGAGATGGGGAGGGAGTCCATTAGTTGTATGGTGGTGAGGGGGTAACTTATGCAAATAAGGCAAGTGAAATTCAACAAGTTGTATGGGGAAATTGTTACTAGAGGAGTTTTTATCTAAGGTTTTCTTGATAGATTTGAGAATAATGGGTgtagaaagaaaatatatgtggAAGTTCATTTTTGATAATTTCTTGGCTAGCGCCAAAAAGGGGTTTACATGGCcaatacctagccaaggaaatAGTAGGATACTAGGACTATTTTCCTTAGTTCTCTCCATGAATTTAACTTGGGAAGTTCTTCTAAAGTGTCATAGTTTTATAGGGTAAGTTTAGCTGTATGTACTTTTCATTTAGTTTGTGATGTTCCCGACTCGATTGGCATCTAACGTGCACGAAATGTTGTCCAATATTTGCACGGCATTGGCATTTCGATTGAGAGAATTCAAAGTGAAAACTAAAAGGAATTTAACTTGTATATACTAATATCCAAGGAAATTTAAATTACAATTGTGCTTTAATATGTTGTAGCAGATAAGCATATCATTAATCTCGTCTCTTTTTTACTCGTTATCTATAGTTATTCTTAAGAGtatctaagttttttttttttttttactctgtcAATATATCAAAGTCAAACTCCAAAAAGATGGTGATTTTGAATGTTCATTAAGAGCATGTTTTCCGTGTTTGATTATGACTTTTGAGATTACAGTGATGGCATCAGGCATGGACCCTATGTTTGAGTGTTCATTAAAAGGTATCCGACAGAATTAGATATGGTGgatcttttggattttgataGATTTAACATGTAAGTATACTAAAGAACGAAACGTTTAAATAACAGTACAAGAAGAAAGACTCCACAAATTTAAACCAACTATACTAGTGTGATGCATTTATTAAATGAAGATGTTATCATCAGGTAGCAAATCAGAGGCTAAAAACGACTCCTATGGTAAGAAAAGTATTTTGTGACGTACATACTAAATTTAAATTTGTCATTATCAGAAAAAATTCAGGGTCGCTAAGTATTGTCTAGCTATAGAATAAAAAAATGTGCTtgcactttatatatatatattaaacacaATTAACGTTTGACATTATAAAAATAGGGTCCATGCGGACTGAATATGTTTTGGCTATATAACTAATACAGCTGAAATTTGTTCATTAGCAGGATTGCATCTTCAAAAGAAGTTCCAAAACTGTCTAGCCAATAATCCACCTTATATGAATATGAGGGCACATAATAATCTAATTTATATAAAGATAACTATGAAGAAAATGTCTCCACATGATAATCCAGCTTATATGAAGATCAAGGCAGTTTCAGCCAAGGAGTTTACATTGCCTCGACATGATTGGCGTGTGCAGTAGTACTCAGTAGAGTATTCCTTGCGAGGTTTTTTGTGTATTCTAATTATGTCAGATTTTCTGGTAATTTGCAACCCATTGTCCTTGTAGGTTTGAGAAATATATCGTCCTTTTAGGTTTGGAAGCCATTGTCCTTGCGACTACTTGAGATTTATATAAAGGGTTGCAATTGAGAATCTGTTGTA
This portion of the Lycium ferocissimum isolate CSIRO_LF1 chromosome 1, AGI_CSIRO_Lferr_CH_V1, whole genome shotgun sequence genome encodes:
- the LOC132068001 gene encoding UDP-glucosyltransferase 29-like, yielding MERTKENSPSILLFPWLGIGHVNPFLALAKKLSKMNFHIYFLSTPIILKSIKKTLDKNSSSNNFPIQLVEFHLPYLHKLPPHHHTTNGLPPHLNSTLIQAFQMASSKFPSIIETLKPNLIIYDGFQPWASTIASSCNIHAIMFFVSSTSNLAYLYHQFLHGIPSLTSFPFSSLYLHDYEIKKLGMQPIEPRDDKAFGYIILKSFEQSHDIVLLNTFRETEGKYIDYVSTIGNKELIPIGPLILEEAIGEEEHFVTIQSWLDKKEKCSCVYVSFGSERFFSKQEIEEIASGLELSKVNFIWTIKFTIGVNTTIEEMVPQGFLESTNGKGMVIEGWVPQTQILNHSSIGGFVTHCGWNSILESMSFGVPIIAMPMNHDQPFNSRLVEELGIGVEILRGENGEIKREDVAKGIGKVVGEMTRKEVNLKARELSEKIKMKGEKVIDEGVKKLLKLLC